A single Gammaproteobacteria bacterium DNA region contains:
- the cmoB gene encoding tRNA 5-methoxyuridine(34)/uridine 5-oxyacetic acid(34) synthase CmoB codes for MIKDLDAHYQQVFVDLEQVGLAAWAELGRQQIQSWFSPEHRSDMSQWLTQLDALKILIAHKSVSIETLTPIFKSFTPWRKGPFCLDDIELDAEWRCDLKWQRVQSAISNLSNQLVLDVGCGNGYYGWRMLEAGARQVIGLDPTLLSVMQFHLVRQFYGQGGCTVLPWRLDDVAFVAVFDTVFSMGVLYHHRAPLEHLRQLRSVLKTGGQLLLETLIIDGDAQQCLVPEDRYARMRNVWFIPSIDMLQIWLKRCGFTKIEVVDVSVTTSHEQRVTMWSGTESLSNFLDAQDQTKTIEGYPAPQRVLLRCV; via the coding sequence ATGATTAAAGATTTAGATGCTCATTATCAGCAAGTGTTTGTCGATCTTGAGCAAGTGGGATTGGCAGCTTGGGCGGAGCTGGGCCGACAACAAATACAGAGTTGGTTTTCTCCCGAACATCGTAGCGATATGTCGCAATGGCTGACGCAGTTAGATGCGTTAAAAATATTAATCGCACATAAAAGTGTTTCAATCGAAACGCTCACGCCTATTTTTAAAAGCTTTACACCTTGGCGTAAAGGACCTTTTTGTTTAGATGACATTGAGTTAGATGCGGAATGGCGTTGCGATTTAAAATGGCAGCGTGTCCAAAGTGCAATTTCAAATTTATCGAATCAGTTAGTATTGGATGTAGGCTGCGGCAACGGCTATTACGGTTGGCGTATGTTAGAAGCAGGTGCACGCCAAGTGATTGGCTTGGATCCTACTTTATTGTCAGTTATGCAATTTCATTTGGTGCGACAGTTTTATGGTCAAGGTGGCTGCACCGTATTACCGTGGCGCTTAGATGATGTTGCGTTTGTTGCTGTATTTGATACGGTGTTTTCGATGGGTGTTTTATACCATCATCGGGCGCCGTTAGAACATTTGCGTCAATTGCGCAGTGTTTTAAAAACAGGCGGCCAATTATTATTAGAAACGTTGATAATTGATGGTGATGCGCAGCAATGTTTGGTGCCAGAAGATCGTTATGCGCGGATGCGTAATGTGTGGTTTATTCCCAGTATTGATATGTTGCAGATTTGGTTAAAACGTTGTGGCTTTACAAAAATAGAGGTTGTTGATGTGAGCGTCACTACGTCGCACGAACAACGAGTAACAATGTGGAGCGGTACGGAATCATTAAGCAATTTTTTAGATGCACAAGATCAGACTAAAACCATCGAAGGTTATCCTGCGCCGCAGCGCGTTTTATTGCGCTGCGTTTAA
- the cmoA gene encoding carboxy-S-adenosyl-L-methionine synthase CmoA yields the protein MSKKPVRDRLYAEPLDEIQAFSFDAKVASVFHDMIQRSVPGYGDIIPAIGLLAQRFVQSNERIYDLGCSLGAVPAAIRLALAENLPAQIIAVDNSAAMLEKAQKLNDKSSHITIDWQHADILEIEFLPSRLMVLNFTLQFVALEKRSLLLERIASALLPGGLLVLSEKIHFSDSAEQHLLIDLHHDYKRAHGYSDLEISQKRSSLENVLIPETLQTHQLRLQQAGFVSSYCWYQQYNFVSLLAFK from the coding sequence ATGAGTAAAAAACCTGTCCGTGATCGTTTATACGCCGAACCTTTAGATGAAATACAGGCGTTTAGTTTCGACGCCAAAGTTGCTTCTGTTTTTCACGATATGATTCAGCGTTCGGTGCCCGGTTACGGTGATATCATTCCGGCGATTGGTTTGTTAGCGCAGCGTTTTGTGCAGTCTAATGAGCGCATTTATGATTTAGGTTGTTCGCTGGGCGCTGTGCCTGCGGCGATACGTTTGGCTTTGGCGGAAAATTTACCGGCACAGATTATTGCAGTGGATAATTCAGCGGCGATGCTGGAAAAAGCGCAAAAGCTTAATGATAAATCCTCGCACATTACGATTGATTGGCAGCACGCGGATATTTTAGAAATAGAATTTTTGCCTAGTCGTTTGATGGTATTAAATTTCACTTTGCAATTTGTGGCTTTAGAAAAACGTTCGTTATTGTTAGAACGCATTGCGTCGGCTTTGTTGCCAGGCGGCTTGTTGGTTTTGTCGGAGAAAATCCATTTTTCCGATAGTGCCGAGCAACATTTATTAATCGACTTGCATCATGACTACAAACGCGCTCACGGTTATTCTGATTTAGAAATTAGTCAAAAACGCAGCTCATTAGAAAATGTATTGATTCCAGAAACCTTGCAAACTCATCAGCTGCGTTTGCAGCAAGCAGGATTTGTTAGTAGTTATTGTTGGTATCAACAATATAATTTTGTATCTTTACTGGCTTTTAAATGA
- a CDS encoding NAD(P)-dependent alcohol dehydrogenase, translating to MSLSMQAMVCTAYGAPEVLKRQTVPVPIPEINQVVIKVHVAAINPGDIYTRNGEMRIFFGLLKPRTAIFGYEFCGEIVALGEQVNDLKIGDRVCALIDKKQNGAYAQYAFAPASHVVKLSDTTDDLNAAALILGGITAIQALRDCAQAQAGMRVLITGAAGSVGYMAAQIARLQGLEVVCIANERGLHSVKALGFADVYDYKKITADSFTEPFDIILDSSSMLTFTEWQKRLKPNGVFVTTGPRLRNLWPILRDFKKTAGQRAKFVMGHADKTDMTQLVRWFENKQLQVLIDKVFSVTDVVSAHHYFEKNAKHGKILLKVLDSF from the coding sequence ATGTCACTAAGTATGCAAGCCATGGTTTGTACGGCGTATGGTGCGCCAGAAGTACTAAAGCGCCAAACAGTGCCAGTGCCGATACCCGAAATTAACCAAGTTGTCATCAAGGTTCATGTAGCTGCTATTAACCCTGGTGATATTTATACCCGCAATGGTGAAATGCGAATATTTTTTGGTTTACTAAAACCGCGTACTGCCATTTTTGGTTATGAGTTTTGCGGAGAAATTGTCGCGCTAGGCGAGCAGGTTAACGATTTAAAAATCGGCGATCGTGTGTGCGCTTTAATTGATAAAAAACAAAACGGTGCCTATGCGCAATACGCTTTCGCCCCTGCAAGTCATGTTGTTAAATTATCAGACACTACAGACGATTTAAATGCTGCCGCACTAATTTTAGGCGGTATTACCGCCATACAAGCATTACGCGATTGCGCACAGGCACAGGCGGGTATGCGCGTATTAATTACCGGCGCAGCAGGTAGTGTGGGTTATATGGCGGCACAGATTGCACGCTTACAAGGTTTAGAGGTGGTCTGTATTGCCAATGAACGCGGTTTGCACAGTGTTAAAGCTTTAGGTTTCGCTGACGTGTATGACTATAAAAAAATTACGGCCGATAGTTTTACTGAACCGTTTGATATTATTTTAGATTCTTCGTCGATGCTGACTTTTACTGAATGGCAAAAACGCTTAAAACCAAATGGTGTATTTGTAACCACGGGTCCTCGATTGCGCAATCTATGGCCTATATTAAGAGACTTTAAAAAAACCGCCGGGCAACGTGCAAAATTTGTCATGGGGCATGCCGATAAAACGGATATGACACAGCTTGTTCGTTGGTTTGAAAATAAACAATTGCAGGTTTTAATTGATAAAGTATTTTCTGTGACTGATGTAGTCAGCGCGCATCATTATTTTGAAAAAAATGCTAAACACGGCAAAATATTGCTTAAAGTTTTGGACTCATTTTAA
- a CDS encoding NAD(P)H-quinone oxidoreductase yields MQQMRVIEIKVPLDKSAPRPPEILQLAQRPQPIPAAHEVLIEVIAAGINRPDILQRKGLYPVPAGASDVPGLEVAGYIKTVGAEVTQFKIGDAVCALCNGGGYAEYVCVPAGQCLPKPTALSWAQAAALPETFFTVWSNLFLRGQLQAGETVLIHGGSSGIGTTAIMLSRYFGARVITTVGSDAKAQACKALGAETINYKQDDFHTEVMRLTENKGVDVILDIVGAEYFNKNINCLAEEGRLVLLALPSGAKTELDMSKILFKRLKIMGSTLRPQSNEKKAAIARSLYEHVWPILEQAKCLPIVHAAYPLVAAAEAHHMLESSAHIGKLVLNVKQ; encoded by the coding sequence ATGCAACAAATGCGTGTAATAGAAATTAAAGTGCCGCTTGATAAAAGCGCACCGCGGCCTCCCGAAATATTACAACTCGCACAACGACCGCAACCTATACCGGCTGCTCACGAAGTATTAATTGAGGTTATTGCTGCCGGCATTAATCGCCCCGATATTTTGCAGCGCAAAGGTTTGTATCCGGTTCCTGCGGGTGCTTCGGATGTGCCAGGTTTAGAAGTTGCGGGTTATATAAAGACGGTGGGTGCAGAAGTTACGCAATTTAAAATAGGCGATGCAGTCTGTGCCTTGTGTAATGGCGGCGGGTACGCCGAATATGTTTGTGTACCAGCGGGACAATGTTTACCTAAACCAACGGCTTTGAGTTGGGCGCAAGCCGCGGCTTTGCCGGAAACATTTTTCACTGTTTGGAGTAATTTATTTTTGCGCGGACAATTACAAGCGGGCGAAACAGTGTTAATTCATGGCGGGTCTAGTGGCATTGGCACTACAGCAATTATGTTAAGCCGTTATTTTGGCGCACGCGTTATCACGACAGTAGGAAGTGACGCGAAAGCGCAGGCATGTAAAGCATTGGGTGCAGAAACTATTAATTATAAACAAGATGATTTCCACACTGAAGTTATGCGCTTGACGGAAAATAAAGGTGTTGATGTTATTTTGGATATAGTCGGCGCGGAATATTTTAATAAAAATATAAATTGTTTGGCAGAAGAGGGGCGTTTGGTATTGTTAGCCCTACCTTCGGGTGCCAAAACTGAATTAGACATGAGTAAAATTTTATTTAAACGTTTAAAAATAATGGGTTCAACCTTACGCCCGCAAAGCAATGAAAAAAAAGCCGCCATTGCACGTAGCTTATATGAACATGTGTGGCCCATTTTAGAGCAAGCAAAATGTTTGCCGATCGTGCATGCCGCATATCCTTTGGTTGCCGCCGCTGAAGCGCATCACATGCTGGAAAGCAGCGCACATATTGGCAAGCTGGTATTGAATGTTAAGCAATGA
- a CDS encoding enoyl-CoA hydratase, whose protein sequence is MANFIVITRAGPVLHLTINRPDKKNALTQAMYAELADQLDSSDRDPTIRIVTLTGAGDYFSSGNDVHDFDAFIGFDDTTPVVRFIKAIANCRKPIVAIVNGPAIGIGFTLLLHCDLVYAADTVFFNAPFTTLGLCPEAGSSYWLPLLAGYQRAAEILLLAERFDAQMAVELGLVNKVCKATELQSTVDAVLTRLRELPIDGLLTVKRLMKQAHRKSVEQTIQAELQEFAWLLQGEAFAEAFAAFNEKRKPIFHTD, encoded by the coding sequence ATGGCTAATTTTATTGTGATCACCCGTGCCGGCCCTGTGCTTCACCTCACGATTAATCGTCCTGATAAAAAAAATGCTTTAACGCAGGCTATGTATGCTGAATTAGCGGATCAATTAGACAGCAGTGATCGTGATCCCACCATACGCATAGTGACTTTGACCGGCGCTGGAGATTATTTTTCTAGCGGCAATGATGTGCATGATTTTGATGCATTCATTGGATTTGATGACACCACTCCCGTAGTGCGTTTTATTAAAGCCATTGCAAATTGTCGCAAACCTATAGTGGCTATAGTGAATGGCCCTGCCATTGGTATTGGTTTTACGCTGTTATTACATTGCGATTTGGTATATGCCGCCGATACAGTCTTTTTTAATGCACCTTTTACTACGTTAGGTTTATGTCCAGAAGCAGGTTCTAGTTATTGGTTGCCTTTATTGGCGGGTTATCAGCGTGCAGCAGAAATTTTATTATTAGCTGAACGTTTTGATGCGCAGATGGCAGTGGAATTAGGCTTGGTAAATAAAGTTTGTAAAGCCACGGAATTGCAATCTACAGTGGATGCGGTATTAACACGTTTGCGTGAATTACCGATTGATGGTTTATTAACAGTTAAACGTTTAATGAAACAAGCTCATCGAAAATCTGTTGAACAAACTATTCAAGCTGAATTACAAGAATTTGCTTGGTTGCTACAAGGCGAGGCCTTCGCTGAAGCATTTGCGGCCTTTAATGAAAAGCGCAAACCTATTTTTCATACCGATTAA
- a CDS encoding TRAP transporter large permease subunit: protein MLMLIILLLLIFLGVPLFAVIGLSAIWGFLQQDVDLIVIAIEIYRLVDMPVLIAVPLFTFAGYVLGESNAAARLVKLSDALLGRLPGGLPIVAIITCALLTAFTGASGVTIVALGALLYPALRQAGYKERFSLGLLTSSGSLGLLFAPSLPLILYGVVAQQVSQEIPVNIDDLFIAGILPGLLMLIVLSVYSMFVSRELPLATFTVDAGKPTVSRSRQITSALKEAIWELPLPFVVLGGIYGGYFAISEAAAITAMYVFVVEVFIRREVSWRNLPLIIKDSMMLVGAILVILGASLASTNYLIDAGVPQQIFEIIHKHIDDKWTFLIALNIFLLVLGMMLDIFSAIVIMIPIILPVALGYGVHPVHLGIIFLANMQIGYFTPPVGMNLFIASYRFNKPILTLCYAAIPFFLLLMLCVLIITYWPALSLGLLDTPVVAP, encoded by the coding sequence ATGTTGATGCTCATTATATTATTGCTATTAATTTTCCTGGGCGTGCCGTTATTTGCCGTCATTGGCTTGAGTGCTATTTGGGGATTTTTGCAACAGGATGTTGATTTAATTGTTATTGCGATAGAAATATATCGTTTAGTAGATATGCCGGTGTTGATCGCAGTGCCTTTATTTACTTTTGCTGGTTATGTGTTGGGTGAAAGTAATGCTGCGGCGCGTTTAGTAAAATTATCGGATGCGCTGTTGGGTCGTTTGCCGGGCGGTTTACCTATTGTCGCTATTATTACCTGCGCTTTATTAACGGCGTTTACGGGTGCATCGGGTGTTACGATTGTGGCGTTAGGTGCATTGTTGTATCCGGCTTTACGACAAGCAGGTTACAAAGAACGTTTTAGTTTAGGTTTATTAACGAGCTCAGGTTCCTTGGGTTTGTTATTCGCACCTTCTTTGCCTTTAATTTTGTATGGTGTCGTCGCGCAACAAGTATCACAAGAAATACCGGTCAATATTGATGACTTGTTTATCGCTGGCATTTTGCCTGGCCTCTTAATGTTAATTGTGTTGTCTGTTTATAGTATGTTTGTTAGTCGAGAATTACCGTTAGCCACTTTCACCGTTGATGCAGGAAAACCCACCGTCTCACGTTCCCGCCAAATAACATCAGCTTTAAAAGAAGCTATTTGGGAATTGCCTTTGCCGTTTGTAGTGCTAGGCGGAATTTATGGCGGTTATTTTGCAATTTCTGAAGCAGCGGCTATCACCGCTATGTACGTTTTTGTTGTAGAGGTTTTTATTCGTCGAGAAGTTAGTTGGCGTAATCTGCCGCTTATTATTAAAGACTCTATGATGTTAGTCGGTGCGATCTTAGTGATTTTAGGCGCTTCACTGGCATCGACGAATTATTTAATCGATGCAGGTGTGCCGCAACAAATCTTTGAAATTATTCATAAGCACATTGATGATAAGTGGACGTTTTTAATCGCGCTTAATATATTCTTACTTGTCTTAGGCATGATGCTAGATATTTTTTCGGCCATTGTAATTATGATTCCGATTATCTTGCCAGTAGCTTTAGGTTACGGCGTGCATCCTGTGCATTTAGGAATTATTTTTTTGGCAAATATGCAAATCGGTTACTTCACCCCTCCAGTCGGGATGAACTTGTTTATTGCCAGCTATCGTTTTAATAAACCCATTTTAACCTTGTGTTATGCCGCAATACCTTTTTTCTTATTGTTAATGTTATGCGTGCTTATTATTACGTATTGGCCCGCACTCAGTTTAGGTTTATTAGATACGCCAGTTGTAGCGCCTTAA
- a CDS encoding TRAP transporter small permease yields the protein MAKHWAQLENALLVLLLLGSIVLANAQIIMRNFFDESFSWADPVLRIAVLWLGMVGAMVATREHKQINVDLLARYLQGAWRDLVMSAAALISAAIALVLAIASGRFVQFDMESGLNLFAHVPNWTIALVLPVAFAVIAWRYFLQAIEYGSSSFSQWRMRVR from the coding sequence GTGGCTAAGCATTGGGCACAGTTAGAAAATGCGTTGCTGGTGTTGCTTTTATTAGGTTCTATTGTGTTAGCAAATGCACAAATAATAATGCGTAATTTTTTTGATGAAAGTTTTAGTTGGGCAGACCCCGTATTGCGAATTGCTGTCTTATGGTTAGGCATGGTCGGCGCGATGGTCGCGACCCGTGAGCATAAACAAATCAATGTGGATTTATTAGCTCGGTATCTGCAAGGCGCGTGGCGCGATTTAGTCATGAGCGCAGCCGCACTTATTTCGGCGGCCATCGCGTTAGTGCTGGCGATTGCGAGTGGACGTTTTGTACAGTTTGACATGGAGTCGGGGCTAAATTTATTTGCTCATGTGCCCAATTGGACGATAGCTTTAGTCTTGCCGGTAGCTTTTGCTGTCATTGCATGGCGTTATTTTCTGCAAGCAATAGAATATGGATCGAGTAGCTTTTCACAGTGGCGTATGCGAGTGCGCTAA